Sequence from the Rhodohalobacter sp. SW132 genome:
CTTTTTTGTTGCAACTCCAATTGTTGAAAAATCCATTGAACACCCCTCTAAATCTCCCCTTGGTAGGGGAGACTACTTCTTCGATGTACGGGTAATTCATCGCACCAAACCACCCAGGCTATATGTTCAGAGAAATTTTCCACTTTATCCTTCACCTCCGGCTCCATTACCAGTTCCTGATACTCTCCGGCGGATATCTGCTCGGCGGATTTATGGCAGGGGAGATGAACACGCAGCAGTTCTGGATGCAGTTTCTGAACGTACATATTCTGCTTTTTGGCGGCGCTACAGCCTACAACTCCTTTTGGGATAAAGATACCGGCCCCATCGGCGGGCTGAAAAATCCACCCAAAATGACCCAATGGATGCACCCGGTTTCCATCCTCTTTATGTTTGCAGGGCTGATTCTCTCCCTGTGGGTCGGCCTGCTCTACGCCCTGGTCTATTTCATCAGCCTGGTACTTTTCTGGCTCTACTCCACGCCGCTGGCACGCTGGAAAGGCGATCCGATACTCAGTCTGATCGCAATTGGCATTAGCACAGGAATGGCGTCAGTACTGCTCGGAAACCTTGCAGCAGGCGGAGCGATTTCCTGGCCCGTTTTGTTATCATCCGTGGGTGCCACATTCATATTGTTATCACTCTACCCTG
This genomic interval carries:
- a CDS encoding UbiA family prenyltransferase — translated: MFREIFHFILHLRLHYQFLILSGGYLLGGFMAGEMNTQQFWMQFLNVHILLFGGATAYNSFWDKDTGPIGGLKNPPKMTQWMHPVSILFMFAGLILSLWVGLLYALVYFISLVLFWLYSTPLARWKGDPILSLIAIGISTGMASVLLGNLAAGGAISWPVLLSSVGATFILLSLYPVSQIFQMEEDMKRNDRTFAIAFGVTGVKRFFTTSYISGSLILLLSIFWVSPVAAAVLFVGTALSGMFIASFIYRMTGDADEYAVVMKTKFFASLLFVSFFLVGNFIRHGWIT